A region of the Campylobacter cuniculorum DSM 23162 = LMG 24588 genome:
CTTCGGGCTAAATTTTTAATGCTCTCATAAACCATATAACCTATAGCATAACCCTCTCTGTCAGGGTCTGTTGCAATGATAACTTCTTTATTTCTGCAAAGATTAATCATTTCATTTTCTCTGTAATTGCCATTCTTTCCCATAGGCACAAATTCAGGCTCATAATTTTCCTCTTGTTCCTTAAAAAAAATGTTTTGACTTAATTCTTTGAAATGTCCCTTTGTTGCAAAGGTTTTAAAACCACTATATTTTTCAACCTTTTCAATCTTATTAGGACTTTCTATAATAATAATGCTTTCACTCATTCTTTCTCCTTTATTATGGTGTGGCTTCGCCATATTCGTTGCTGGTTTTAGTTTTTTTTGCACTATCCATAAGTTGTCGCATTGTTTTGTTTCCCGGTATTGATGAAAGTGTAGCTCTTCCTGCCCCTCCTAAAACTCCCCCTAAAATATTACCTCCTGCAGCCCTTGCCGCAAGTCCTCCTGCAAGTCCTCCTACACCTGCACTTGCCATACTGACTCCTGCTTGTTTTGCTAAAGATAATCCTGCTCCCACACCTCCACTATCTAGTCCTTGAACTCCCATAATTTGACTCACCCAATTAGGAATTTTTGTGAGTAAAAAAATAACAATAATGGTCATAAGAGTCATAGGAAAAAATGCTATGAAGGTATTATTATAAAGCTCTTCTATGGCTTTTTGTTGATTGACGATTTTTTCTAATTCATTTAAGGGTTTCATAGCCAAAGAAAGAATGATTAAGGCTATGCTAGGATAGAGTGAATAGGAAATCACAAGTTTGAGCCAAGAATAAAAATAAGGCTTTAAAGGTTTGATGATTAAAAAAGGTATAACTATAGGTGCAGTTGAAAGCAAAAGCATTGCTATAAAAGAAGAGCCTGTATAGATACAGATTCCTCCTAACATAGCAATAGCAAAAACAAGATAATAGAGCCAATAAAAGAATAAACTGAATAGACATAAAACGAAATATATCTGTTCTCCTATTTTTCCTCCGGGTATAATATTTCCCCATAACCCAAAATCTGACTTATCATTGCAGATTTTTACAAAATCCACAACTAATTTATTCTGTAATGAAAAAGCTTTATTCACAACACTCTCAAAATCTCCCCCATATTGATTAATATCAAATAGAGTGCTTACAGCACTTCTAACCCAATTTGCAGGCAGATAAATCAAGGATAAAAATCCTGTATAAGCATTAAAGGAAGTGAATATCCCAAAAACAAAAAACACCATAACAAGCCATTTGAGGGCTTCAAATATTTCATCTCTTGTAGGATAACCTGTTTTAAGTCTTAAAATCAGCCAATAGATGATAATTATTAAGATAATGGTATAAGCCACTCCATTATGCAAAATGTTTTGCATATTTGAATAGATTGTTTCATAAGCTTGAGTTAAAAGTTTTTGCATAGGTTCTTGTATTAAGGCAATAAGGTTTGATTTTTTAATTGAAGGAGCTTCTTGTCCGCTATTTGCCCACCCCAAATCCAAAAAAACAAAAAACATTAAACAAATCAATAAAATTTTTCCTTTTTTCTCTCTCATTTCTCTACCTCTTTAAAACATGTTCTTTTTCTATTCTTGTTCTTTTTATTGCTCTTTTATTCCCTAAAGGAATGAGCTCTGTAATACTCTTAATTTCTATTTTCTCATTGTCTTTTTCTATAATTTCTTTATTTTCTATGATTTGATAATTTTGTTCTAAACATTCTATTTCTTCTTCTTTATTTTCATTTTTATTCTCACAATCTTTGATTTGTTTAACATCTTTTCTTAGGGTTGATTTGTCTAAATCTAAAAAATCTAATAAATCTAAAATCATCACCTTGCCTTTATATTGAGGAGGCGGGAAATTTTACAATTTTTTAGGGTATTTACTTTGCAACGAAGAAAACCCGCCCCCTGTTCAAATTCAAAAAAATGAATCACAACTTAGCTCACCTATAGACTATAAACTACGACCTTGCTCTTGAGTTCTCTCATTTTGTCTGATGTGTTTTAAACTCTGATGCTGTATCTTTTGATAGTCTATGCCCTTGTATTGAGAGGTTAGAAAATTATTCAAATCCTGAGTCACTGCCTTACCTAGTTCTAAGAAATCTAGGTTGCTTCTAAAGTCTCTTGGTCTGTCTTTTTCAAGCTCTCTTCTTTGTTTTAAGGATTCTAAATCCCTTTGTTTGAGTTGGCTTTGGTCTAAATTATCAAACTGAGACACATGATAAAGTGTGATTGTTTCGAGCTTAGGCTCTTTAAGAAACACCTTTTCTTTAACAGGTTCTTGTGTGATATTACCCTCCTTATCTTTAACCTCTCTCATCAGCGGTTTTCCATGACTATCAAGCTTATTGACATACTCATGATTGACCATGTGAGTGACCTTAACACCTCTTACATATTCCTTTTCGCCTTTTTCGTTGATTTGGAATTTAAGAGTGCCATGTTTAAGATTCGCCTGTCTCATTGTGATGAAATTTGAATCTTCATAGCCGTTAATTTCTTTTGCCGCCCTTAAAACTAAAGAGGCTATTCCATTATAAGGTTTGCCTGTGGAAGCATTATAAGGTATAGTATTGTCAATCTCTTTAGAGCTCATGCTTTTATTCCAAAAGCTCTTTTTCTCCCCTATACTCTTAGCAATAATCATCTTATAATAAGTATTAATACTCTTAAGACGCTCTGCATTGCTTCTATCCTCCCATTGAGTGTAGTCCTTTGTTGTTTCTTTTTCTGCAGTCACTTGTTTTTCATCTTTTCTGTTTTTCATTTTTTATCCTTTTTCTGTTGTTAAGTTTCATCTGTTGTGTCTAAGCTTGTATCATCTTCATCAATGAGATGTTCGAATAATTTCGCCTCATCTGCATTGAGTGTGATACTTGCACTCTCGCCGATACATTCCTCGAAATTCTTAATGGTTTCATTAATCAATCGAGCTTTTTCTTCTTCTTCTTTTTGAAGCCTTTGTGCGACTGTCATTTTTTCTCCTTTGAATGTTTTTAGGATATAGAGCTATATCCTAATTTAGATTTTTTAAAAAAATCCAAACTAGGATATAGGCTATTGAGCCTTTATCCCTAATTTTTCATAATCCTCTTTTGTATCATCTCTTTTCACATCGAGCAAAGCAGATTCATTGTCTTCATTCTCTGTTTGTTCTTTCAGCTCTTCTTCACTTAAAACCTTTAAACTATCAGCCCCATTCCAATTCTTATTCTTAAACCAATAAGGCACTTTACATTGTATAGGGTGCTTATAAAAACCCTTCACTAAAACGAGTAAATCCTCATTGCTCATATTCTTTAAATCCTGTGCTGAAACGAGTTTTTTACCCTCCTTAGATAAAGAAGCATTGGATTTAAAGAGATCTAAATTACCCTTTGAAACAGATTTTTTCTCATGTGTAAAATCTCCTATGAGCTCACTTGTATCCTTAGCGTCTTTCTCACTATTCATAGTAAAAATCACTTGATAGCCTGAATTATTCTTAATGATATTCATATCATCCTCACCATAATATTTTTTAATCTGCTCATAGCTTTGTGTTACAAATACAGGTAAGAGTCCATAACTTCTACAAAGTGCAGGAGCTTCTAATAAAAAAGGCATTTTTCCAAAGCGGACAAATTCATCTAAAAAGCAATAGATGAATTTATTCTTATCTCCGCATTCCTCTCCACTCATCAATCTTTTAAACAAGCTCTCTATAAAGATACGCACCAAAGGAGCTAAAATATCCATATCCTCTGTTTGTATGACAATATACATAGAGATTCTTTTCTCTCTTAAATCCTCAAAGCTAAAACTCATCTTACTCGTTGCATTTGCCACTTGAGGATTTGAAAAGACTTTCATATAAGTGTCAAAGGTGGATTTTATACTTCCAAATTCATTCTCTGATATGCTTTGATAAGCCCTTGCTTGATTGCGTGTATTCTCATCAATACTCTCATCAAAGCTTGTTTGTTTCAGCCAAGTTTTCCATATCAAATTATTATCTTGACTCCTAGTTCTGTTGTTTGGGTCATCTTCATTTTCTTCTGTTACTTCGTAATAATATTCCTCATCAATGAAGTCAAAATAATCAGCCTTAGGAGCTTGATAGAGTTCAAACAAAGAGGTCTCTTGTTTTTTCTGCATAAAATATTCTGCAAAAAACACAAAGAGAGTCTTTGCACTTGTAACCCAATGGTCACTTTCTTTTCCTTTTTCTGCCACAAAAATTGTTGAAGCAATTTGTTCAGCAAGTTTTTTTATATGTATGTATTGCATTTTTTCCACAATGGACTTATCAAAGGGATTGAAAAACAAAGTATTATCCCAAGAAAAAGGGGAGAAAAGCTGAATTTCATTGTTAAAATGCTTTTGCCTATAACCCGCAGTCTTTGCATAGAGCTCTCCTTTAATGTCTGTGACGATACAAGAATTAGGCACAGATAAAAGATTAGGAATGATAATCCCTGCTGTTTTACCCGAACCCGGACTTGCAACCACAAGAGAGGAAAGCGGTTTGGTTGCCCTAATGAGTTTATACTCGCCCTTATGCATTAAAGTGCCTAAGATGAGACCCTCCTTATGATTAATGCCCATTCTTTCAAAATCACTTTCCTTTGCAAAAGAAGCCGAGCCATAATCCTCACTCGTGCTATTTTTTGGCATAATCCACCAAATAACATACATAGTTAAAGGAGCAACCAAGCCTATAAAGGCTATATAAGCTTTAAGCTTTAAATGAGGATTGCCTAGATTATTTAAGAGTTTCACACCCACATCAAAGAGGGCTAAAAAGTCTGGCTTAAAGAGTATCTTAATGAGTATAAAATACATTAAAACGCCTAAGAGTGCTGTGATAAAAAATCCTGCTATGGTCTTTTTTGTGCTGACCTTATTCATCTTTTAATCCTTTTTTTATTGCTAAGAGAAAGCGGACTTTGAGACCATTTTTCTTCATATTCTTTGATGATTTTTGAAAAATCAATAAAGAGCTTTTCAAGCTTTTGTTTTGAGAGCTCTTCAGTGCTTACATCAATATTGAGATGATAAGCGATTTGATTGAGATTAACCCCATATCTTTTGATTTGAATCACAAGCTCTTTATTGATTTGATTAAAATTTTTAATCTCATTTAAAAGCTCAAAATGTTTTTGTGAAAACATCAACTTCCTAAACAAAGAGGATTTGCTTTCCTTTTGAGCCTTACAAATTTTGTTAATTTCTTCTTTTTCCTTTTCATCTTTCACATAAAGGCAAAGGTGGATTCTTTTTTTCTCTTTCATTCTAAAAAATATCCTTTATTCAAAGAGAGTTCATTCTTTAAATCCAAAATGTCTGTGATGACTCTTGCTCCCATTTCTCTTTTAATCTGTATGATATAATCAATGGCTGTGATAATGCTTTCAATGAGCATATTATTATCAGGGTTTTGCATATCTCCTGCAAGGGCAACATTTTGCTTAATGGCTTTAATCGCCGCCTTAGGGTCATTGGCATGGAGTGTGGATAAATTCCCTGCATGTCCTGTATTATTAACCCTCAAAAAAGAAAAGGTATTCCTTATATCTATCTCACCTAAAAACAATCTATCGGGTCTTAAACGCATAGCATTATCAATGGCACCCCTATAAGAATAGGATTCATTGCTGATTTTTGGCACAGCAAGATTAATCTTGTTGGGCACAGGCACATTGAGTTCTTGTGAATCCTCAATCGTTACAACGCGGTCTTTTTTATCGATATTATCCATTAAAGAATTAAGAAAACTCGTCTTACCTGTTCCTGTTCCTCCGCTGACTAAGATGTTCTTTTTTTGTCGTATCAAATCCCTAAGCTTATCATGCGTCCAGCCCTTGCTTTGACATTGTGCAGAAATGACAAAATCCTCAAGCTTAAAAGGCTTTGTGCTTGGAATACGAATGCTAAGAGAAATGTCTGCATTAAAGAGTGTGCTTTTATGTTGAGCCTGTATTCTGTATCTTGGATAGGGATAAGGCAGTTCCGCACTCAAATAGGGATTGCTCTCATTGAATTTAAGTCCCCTTCTGTTGGCTAATTCAATGACAAAGCTCTCTAAAAATTCATAATCGAGCCTCTCATCTTCAATCCTCTCCCATTTATCGCCCAAATCAAACCATACTTCCTTAGGTTCATTGATACAAAGTTCAGTGGCGTCGCGTCTTAGATAGGGGTCTAAGATTTCTAATTGATTCTCTAAAATCAAACTCATAATTTATCCTTTTTCTCTTTCAATCGGGTCAATTTTTCCTTTTCCTTTTTCAATTCCGCTTCTTTTGCTTCAATGATTCTAAGCTGATTGAGCATTTCTTTATTAATCTTATCCCTTTGACTCCTCTTTTTATCCTCTGAAAGAATCTCATCCTTAATCTTTTGATAAGAACTTTGTTCTTTTTGAATGAGTTTTTCATTTAAAGCTTCATTGTTTTGTAGAGCTTCCATAATATTTCCTTTCTTTTTTTCTTAATTTTTTTTCCATAATTTCATCTTTGCTTTGAAATTTTGGAGGGCTTGGTTTAATGTCCTCCTCCTCAAATAAAGAATGTTTTAATTCCTCCTCTTTAATGTGTTCTTTTTTCATTTCTTCTTTGAGTTCTTTAAAAAATTTATTGCCATTAATATTAACAATCATCTCTCACTCCTCTATAAAATATTTCATCAACACTTCTTTGTTCTTAGGTTTGGAAAACCACATATGCTGTGTTGGCACAATGTAAATCCTTGACCCTGCTTTGATTTCAATCGTTGGTTTGATTTGACTTTGTTGTTGGATGATATCATCGACGATGGTGCCCACATCACTTTTAGCATTGGAATAGAGCTCTTGAGTGTATTGATTATTGCCCTTATCCACCTTAGAGGAAATGGTTAAGAGCAGGGCGTTTGTGAGCGTAGAAATTCCATAAGCTATCCCATATCTTTCAAAATACTTATTGTTTAAAGCCCCAATAGCCCCACTCATACCCATATTATCTGCAACAATAGCGTCAGTGAGTAAGATATTAATGCCTTGAGGTGTGATAATCTCCCTCCATTTAATCTCCAATCTGTTTTGACCGATTTTATTGTCGTTTTGATAAAAGCCTATGGCTTTAGACCCTCGAGGAATGAGCACAGCTTGACCCATAGCCGCATAGATGTCTTGCTCAACTTGAGCAGTGACTATACCGCTTAAATCACTTGAGATTGCTGTTGTGAGTGTGGCTGGAATCAAGCGTCCTGCTCTAATCATTCTATAGAGTCTGTGTTCATTTGTGGAAATGTCTATGCTTTTTTGATTAGAAAAACCATCATTTCCAAAGCGTGAATCATTACTAAAATCTTTAATCTCACTATTGCGACTTGCCAAAATACTATCTCTTAACAATTTCTTAATCCTTGCGTTTTCATCATAGACCATAGAATTTTGCAAAGCTTTATTCTCATTTCTTAGCTGTTCTAATTTTTGCTTAGCCTCTAAAGCCTTACTAAGATTATTGTCTTTAACATCTTTTGAGACATTATTCTCTCTATTATTCTCTCTATCCTTCTCATCCATATTAAGCAGTTCTTGGATTTGAGCGTTTTCATTCTCACTCTCTCTTATTCCCGCCTTATAGATATAATCACTCACAGGAAATTTAGAATTAAAAAGCTCTTTTAAGTCCTTATTTTTTGCATAAGAGCTTTGAGTTGCATTCTCTTCTTTAAATAAATCCTCTTGAGCATAAAGAGCCAAGCAAAGCATTAAAGAAATTGTTATTTTTTTCACCTTATTCCTTTTTACTCATAATTGTAGATTTTATATTCTGTATTGATTTGTTTTGTTTGTTGCTCTTTAGGCTCTATTCTTTCAACACAGACATAAGAATCACCTAACATAATGCTAAATTGTCGGGCTGTGGTTTCAGCAATGATATAATTGCCAATGACTCGAGTCTCTATAGGAGAGTCTTGTTTATCCACAACAACAAAGACTGAAGGAATTTGAGGCATTTTCTCCTTATCGTATTTAAAATAAGTGAATTGCTTATCATTAAAAATCTCCTCTGCTAAGAGCCAAGCATTTTCCTTTTTAGCCTTTTGTTTATAATGCTTGTATATATCACTTCTTTTCACTCTCACTTCCGCAATGCCCTCTTTGATGATGAGATAATCCTTATCAAGGAGTTCTTTCTTTTCCTCAAGTTCCTTTTGACTTTGCTCATCCTTGATATACACAATCAAATCAGGGTTTTTTGAACTCTTATAATCTGTTGAATAGATATAAAAATTGTGCAATTTATTGTCCTTAGTAAAAATGGTTAAACTTGTATCTATACCGATTAAAAGAGGTTTGATAGCAATTGCATTAGGAAGATTTGGAATCTCTTCAATCTTAAAACCTGTATTATCTCCTAAAATATAACTTTGAATGTCTGTTTGAAAAATGAGCGTGGTTGCCATAGCAAAGCGGGTTCTAATCTTTTGTGTCTTATCCGCTTCAAACATAATATTCGTTGTGTTTTCAAAGCCCTTATACTTTTTACTGAAAAAGCTTTGTTGTAGGGCTTTGAGATTTTGATTTCTTATAGCATTTTTCATCAAAGCAAGTTGGTCTTCATCAATTTGGTTTTGATTTTCATAGTTTTGCAAAGCCATAGTATCCTCATAGAGTTCTCTGTGATTGTTTGCATTCATCAAATCCGCATTATTATCCTTTGTCTGGGCTGAAGTGGAAAAATTATCTTGCACATATTTATTGAGGGCATTTCCACTCTTTGTATCAAGTTTATTATTGAATAATGTTTCTCCTTGTTGGGCTTGTTCAGCAAAAACTAGATTGAAAAACAAGGCAGACACTAAGATGATTTTTTTCATTGCTTTTCCTTTTCATTAAAATTAATATTAGATAGGGCATATTCTTTGACCACAAAGCCTGTAGGATTGCTCAAATTAGAACTATAGGTGTCCTCATTGGGCACAAAGTCATAATTAAGAGTGGCTCTGTAATTAAACCATCTTAATTCTGTCCTTTGTTTATTGCTTTGTTCAATGGTAAAATCAACGGTTGCAACATTCTTAGAGAGTATGGCAACATTGATAATCTTAACCGCTCTGTAAAGATTGCTTGTTGTATAAACAGAGTTTTTACTCTTAACAAGGTTTTGAAAGGCTTCCCAAACACTCCTATCACTTTGCACTCTTATGAGTTCATACCTTTGAATGTCATCAATTCTGTTAATGCTCTCTCTGTTTTGCACATAACCTGAGATTATGCTTTTAAGTAGTCCCACATCGCTTCTAATGTCTAAATTGGCTTCAGCAATCTTAACAAAATTACTCTCTGCATTAGAAAACATCACCAAATAAGGTTTAGTCTCTTTAAGAGGCGTTAAAAAGCTTATGGCTAAAGCCAAAAGCACAATGATAAAGGCTAAAATGATAATGGTATAGAGCATATAGGCTTTAACATTTCTTTCAAGCTTATAGATGAAATGAGGGTCTTTCTTATTATCCTTTACAATCATCTTAAGAAACCTTTACAATATCATAATTACAAGCACAAGGGCTTTTCTTTGGAATTTCCTTGCTCTTACTCGCACAAGCTGTAAAAAATAAAACTCCAAAAAGTGTGATACAAATTAATTTTTTCATTCCTCTTCCTCCTTTGTTGAAATGTCTTGTTTAACCTGTTCTTTTTTCTCTTTCTTTTCTTTTTCTAATTCTTCTTCAAGCTCTTTTAACTCATCCCTTTCATTGCTCTGTCTTAAATAATGACTTCTCCATTCATTAGGGTATTGCTCTTTAAGCCTTTTCATAAGCATGACATTATCACTTGAGCTCGAATACACTTTAAGATGAGAGCCAAGTTTGCTCAAATCAACATCCAAATAAGCACTCTCATTTCTTAGCCTCATCTTATCAAGCACTTGTCTTGCCTCCATAGAGGTTGTGGCAAGAAATTTAGCCTCTGCAGGAGTTAATCCTATGAGTTCCTCTAGGGCTTCAAGTTCTTTGGTATTGCTTGTAGGAAAAATAATAAAATTTGCAATATTGTTTAAAAAACTTGAAGCATAGTTTTGTTGTTTGAAAAGAGTTATGGTTTGATAACCCATACACATAATCCCTCCTATTTTTCTTACTTCCAAAATGGCTTCAAGGATTTTTTTACCCATAAGCTCATCAGACAAATAATCTTTGAGCTCATCAATGAAACAAAAGAATCCTCTTTTGCTCTCATTGTTTTTGGCTGAATTTTTAAGCTTATGAAAGATATACATAGCACTCAAACCTGCAATCTTAGGATTGTTTAAAATAGAATCCATATTGAGAACAGAGAGCTGTTTGTTAAAATTAAGAGCGTCCTCAACATTATTAAAGATACTATTTCTATAATTTTCAAATCTTATCTTTAAATTACTCTCCTTATTGCTCTCCGTCAAAGAGGTGAGGAAATTCTCAAAACTTAAAGTCTGCTCCTCTTTCTTACCCATTCTCAATCTTTTGAGTGTGGATTTAATGTCATTTCTTGCCTCGTGTTCCTCTTCTTTCAAACCCGCAGCCATTTCTAACCATTCCTCTAAAAAAGAGACATTTTCAGGGCTTGGATTATTAAGCAAGGAAAAAGGATTGAGTTTAAATTCCTTAGAATCGCTATCGTGGTATTCTCCATTCATATATTGTGTAAAATTAAACATCCCTCTTAGCTTATCCATAGCAAAAATATCAATCTTATATTTAAACAAATTTGTCATCAAAAATTGAGTGAGTGTGGTCTTACCTGCACCTGTTCCGCCTATAATTAAAGTATGACCATTAGGCTTGTCTCCAAATTCTTGGAAATGAAAATTAAACAAGAAAGGAGTGCCATTGAGATGTTTAAATTGTGTCACAGCCTCCTCGCCCCAATCATTGCGGTTAAAGCCTGTCACCTCGTTTTCAAAATTCATAATGGTTGCGACATTAGAAACCTTTAAAGTCTTTTTCCTTGCATTCAAATTGCCTCTGCTAGGAAAAAAAGAAAAAAATAAAGCCTTTTGATTGATACTTTCTCTCACCACATTGAGGTTTTGATTTTTGAGTATGCTCATAATTTCTTGGGTTTTAAGCTCTAATTTTTCCAAATTCTCATCTTTTAAAAGCATAGAATAACTCACTTTTAAAAGATTTTCCTTATCAGCCTTAACAAGCTCCATAAGCGTATCTAATTCCTCTTTGATAATCTCTTGTGAGAAGACTCTTGTCTCTTTAATCTTTTTAATGGCTTTTTCTTTTGCATAGGGCTGAATGTGTGCAAACACTAAAAACTCATTATCATTTTTCACAATATTGCTAGAGATTAAGGATTTAATCGTATCACTCTCATAGGCTTTAATGCTAATGAATCTTGCAAAAATCTCTTTGCCCTCATTTGTGTTAAAGATGAAATGACTCTTTTTAAACTCAAGGTCTGAACTCATATAAGAATCACTTAAAAGCTCATAATTGTATTTGAGCTTTGTCTCACTTGCATTCGCATAAGAGGCATAAAAATTAATCACTTCATCATTATGCATTAAACGCGGTTTATAAGAACCTAAACGAGTCTTAATATCATTAAAGGTCTCATTGAGTATATTGAGCTTAATCCTTAAATTCGCCTCACTCTTTTGAGCCTTTGTATCTTCAGAGCTTTTTTCTTTAATGCTTTCTAAAAATCCTGTGATGTTTTTATTAATCGTAGAAATCATTAAAAAATAACGCAATCTGTAGATATTTTGACTCTTTTGCCATTTGGAAGTTATCTCATTTGCATAGACATTCTCACTCTCTAGGGGCAGATGAGACACATCAGCAACCTTATCTTTTTTTACAATGATATTGAGTTCAATTTGAGGGTGCAATCTGGTAAAAAAATTCACTCTTCCGCTTAAACGATTGAGCTCCTCATCTAATTCTATAGCTGAATAAGACACGCCTTTTAATTCTATGCCCATACTCAAATTTCCATCGCGAGTGAGTATGAAATTTTCTTTAAATTTACAAGCAATATTTGTCTCTTCATCAACAGAACAAAGCTTAGGCTCTGCTAAGTTGAGTAAATTATCCGCACCTTGATTGATGTGATTGAAAGTATTTAAAATATTGTTTTCTTTTTCATCATTTTTAACAATATTTTTATCCTTGTTTTGAGTGTTTTTCTTTTTCAAATTATCTAAAAATGAAAAAAAATTTTTTCTCATCTCTCTTACCCTTAAGCATAAAATTTATTTGCAGAAATTTTGAATTTTGAACCGATAATCTCATAAATATCCTCGTCCAAAAATTCTAAAACTGAAAAGATTGCATATAAGATGACAACAACAGCTAAGGAATAAAAAAACAAGATGAACCAAGAGATAAATCCAGCGATGATAATGATAAACCATGACTTAGGAGTGAGACCCTTTATCTTAGTTTTTTTAGTCAATTCTGCAATACAAGTTGTTGTAATCATTTTTCTTTCCTCTTAGGTAAAAGTTCCTGCCAAACCATAAATCACACCGATTAAAATTCCTGCTCCAAAAAGAGACTTTGCATGAGTTTTAATCATCTCCATATTAAGATAAGCAATGATACACATAACAATAAACCAAAGCACACCAACGACCATTGTAAAAGTTTGTATCATACTTGCAATGGACGCACCCGCTTCAGTGATTTGTGAATTGACATCACCTTCTAATTGTGAGAGCACATTATTGCCCTTTGCATATAAAAAGAGAGGGGCAAAAACAAATAAAAAAGCAAAAAATCTTTTTATTTTTTTCATGTTTTTCCTTTCAAATAAAAAAATAAAATCTAAGTGTATTTAAAATCAAAATTTTAAAAAAGTGCGACTTTTTGCGGAAAGGTTTTTTATTTTTTGCTGTGAAAAATGTAAG
Encoded here:
- a CDS encoding type IV secretion system protein; the protein is MIVKDNKKDPHFIYKLERNVKAYMLYTIIILAFIIVLLALAISFLTPLKETKPYLVMFSNAESNFVKIAEANLDIRSDVGLLKSIISGYVQNRESINRIDDIQRYELIRVQSDRSVWEAFQNLVKSKNSVYTTSNLYRAVKIINVAILSKNVATVDFTIEQSNKQRTELRWFNYRATLNYDFVPNEDTYSSNLSNPTGFVVKEYALSNINFNEKEKQ
- a CDS encoding type IV secretion system DNA-binding domain-containing protein, encoding MRKNFFSFLDNLKKKNTQNKDKNIVKNDEKENNILNTFNHINQGADNLLNLAEPKLCSVDEETNIACKFKENFILTRDGNLSMGIELKGVSYSAIELDEELNRLSGRVNFFTRLHPQIELNIIVKKDKVADVSHLPLESENVYANEITSKWQKSQNIYRLRYFLMISTINKNITGFLESIKEKSSEDTKAQKSEANLRIKLNILNETFNDIKTRLGSYKPRLMHNDEVINFYASYANASETKLKYNYELLSDSYMSSDLEFKKSHFIFNTNEGKEIFARFISIKAYESDTIKSLISSNIVKNDNEFLVFAHIQPYAKEKAIKKIKETRVFSQEIIKEELDTLMELVKADKENLLKVSYSMLLKDENLEKLELKTQEIMSILKNQNLNVVRESINQKALFFSFFPSRGNLNARKKTLKVSNVATIMNFENEVTGFNRNDWGEEAVTQFKHLNGTPFLFNFHFQEFGDKPNGHTLIIGGTGAGKTTLTQFLMTNLFKYKIDIFAMDKLRGMFNFTQYMNGEYHDSDSKEFKLNPFSLLNNPSPENVSFLEEWLEMAAGLKEEEHEARNDIKSTLKRLRMGKKEEQTLSFENFLTSLTESNKESNLKIRFENYRNSIFNNVEDALNFNKQLSVLNMDSILNNPKIAGLSAMYIFHKLKNSAKNNESKRGFFCFIDELKDYLSDELMGKKILEAILEVRKIGGIMCMGYQTITLFKQQNYASSFLNNIANFIIFPTSNTKELEALEELIGLTPAEAKFLATTSMEARQVLDKMRLRNESAYLDVDLSKLGSHLKVYSSSSDNVMLMKRLKEQYPNEWRSHYLRQSNERDELKELEEELEKEKKEKKEQVKQDISTKEEEE